The Episyrphus balteatus chromosome 3, idEpiBalt1.1, whole genome shotgun sequence genome segment ATGCATGAAGATCAACTCCCCTACAAAAATTTTATCCGTGAGGTTTGATGGGAATGGGATGGACATATTAAAGTTTATAGTCGTTGATGTAGCTGATGACGAGAAATATGCTTCTGTTAGCTGTGGAGCTTTGAATGATTGGTTGGTTGGAGTTTTTAACCTGTAGTGTCAAGAGGTTAAGATTTATAGGTTTGACGAATATATTTGTATGTAGGAGGTATGTACATTTGTTCATCATAAAtgccttttataatttgataaaTGGATATCGTTGGAAGCACTCTGGTTATGAGAAGCACAGAGTCACCAAAATAAAGATAtgtatattagactgggccaaaaaaataaaatatttttttttttgaaagtaacttcgaaaatcttgttcaggatgatgaaaaaaaaatttggtgaaaatttgagccgttaaaaaaaattttaagaggtctatcatcggtgttttttatttttatacatgatatgatgttttacaacagaactgctagacgatcaaagtaaaaaaaatttctgttcattttttcttatataaaattaaatttcctacaaaaaagatccaattgaaaattttcgtcagacgagccgtattcgagtaattaagctttttaaatcgaagtgttttttcaatttgattgtttcactttggaattttgtgatgagcaaataagtgaatagaaaaataaaacctcgacagattcttataggaaatttaattctctacaaaaaaggtctcatagtaattttctctaaattgagttttgaagaagttattcacgatttaaatcgagaaaaaaattaaaaaatcaattttcaatttcaaaattttctaattcactgaaaattcaatattttcaaattagcaagatgttttcttgtagggaattaaacgttctataaaaagttccttggcagcaaattaattgctttaaccgtttagaagataatcgtattcaaatcgcaaatgcatacttgtcataagaaaactattgaaatcagtgggcattggttttgatacgaatatcttcttaacggttaaagcaattaatttgctgccaaggaactttttatagaacgtttaattccctacaagaaaacatcttgcttatttgaaaatattgaattttcagtgaattagaaaattttgaaattgaaaattgattttttaatttttttctcgatttaaatcgtgaataacttcttcaaaactcaatttagagaaaattactatgagaccttttttgtagagaattaaatttcctataagaatctgtcgaggttttatttttctattcacttatttgctcatcacaaaattccaaagtaaaacagtcaaattgaaaaaacacttcgatttaaaaagcttaattactcgaatacggctcgtctgacgaaaattttcaattagatcttttttgtaggaaatttaattttatataagaaaaaatgaacagaaattttttttactttgatcgtctagcagttctgttgtaaaacatcatatcatgtataaaaataaaaaacaccgatgatagacctcttaaaattttttttaacggctcaaattttcaccaaatttttttttcatcatcctgaacaagattttcgaagttactttcaaaaaaaaaaatattttatttttttggcccagtctaatgtatATGCATATATACCCTATAACAacatcaaatcaaataaaatgcacgactgggtcgcacgtacttgctcttgtatttaaaagtatctttatcttaaatatcatttggaaattttagattttttaatgtcgagaaaaaaaaacaacgaaagttaaaaaaattaaattaaacttttttttaactttttttacattttacagtTCAAAATGatatctgtaaattttgaataaaactgACCTacgctttgatgaaatatatgagccttgaaaatatgtcaattttttaaaaacggcaacgccataattccgttctccgcattttttgagaaaaactaaaagcgcagttttgttagaatcaataagagccgttttcgagagaactgcaatacctcgaaaacgttgtatgcgttaaaaaggagatattaaaaaaataaaaaaaaggacctaggaaattacgcaaaaatttgtctgtaccaagtttcaagcaaatctatccatccgtttaggccctagctcgatgtacagatggacgcacacacgcacagaccgacggacggcatgacgaaaaccacttttttgacctgctccattatcgtaatgttggttttgatcaaaacctcgaattttgttttctacatTAACTAAAAATTAGACTCGTCTTTAATGCAGCGATTTGTTTCAAACTTGGGGTTTTAGAAGATTACCTacacgcagaaaaaaaaaacacttaacacGAAAAACGctattttaagatttatttgttatttttttgattcTAAAACGAGGTCTTTTCTCGAAAACATGTTAAACCAACTACCAACACCACACGGTATGAAAGCAAAATCATAGGtatataaaatgcacgactgggtcgcacgaacgcacagtggtaccggtttctaagaagggcggccataggggattatggttaggatagcaacaaaatatacttgaatatgtgtgagaatatatttttttagcaataaaaaattaattaatttaaaaacaattattttataaagaaatattgtatatacagggtgtcccacagtcaccgccccaaatgaaaaccatggattcctggggtcattttaagtcgaaaaacttaagtggtaattttctcgttttcgtcccgttttcgagttaccacggtttttatgatttttgctctcttgtcctttatctggccttatctttgccaaactacgtttgatttgaaagattttttttacaagcaatcaagaatttattacagtttaagtttgtctcaaaacttttttttctgcggacaaccgtttatccacaattttgcatcgaacacaattttcttcgttttttaagttgttttttacactttcatatcatttaagtcaaaaaaacacgttaatgagtattgtttttttgtgctttttattaaagcccagttaattttcataaaaaaataagtttcatttcataaaaaaggctactgaaagtaattaaaaaaaataaacaaactgagtgaattaaaaaaaaaaataatttttaaatacaaaattaatttaaatgaatttaaactctttctaagctttatctatttgttcttttcttaaccacaacagctcagaaaaagtttttaattcatttaaattaattttttatttaaaaattattttttttttaattcactcagtttgtttattttttttaattactttcagtagccttttttatgaaatgaaacttattttttttatgaaaattaactgggctttaataaaaagcacaaaaaaacaatactcattaacgtgtttttttgacttaaatgatatgaaagtgtaaaaaacaacttaaaaaacgaagaaaattgtgttcgatgcaaaattgtggataaacggttgtccgcagaaaaaaaagttttgagacaaacttaaactgtaataaattcttgattgcttgtaaaaaaaatctttcaaatcaaacgtagtttggcaaagataaggccagataaaggacaagagagcaaaaatcataaaaaccgtggtaactcgaaaacgggacgaaaacgagaaaattaccacttaagtttttcgacttaaaatgaccccaggaatccatggttttcatttggggcggtgactgtgggacaccctgtatttaataacaaaatgtaaaaagaagccttgaatctacatacaaacaaatgataagttattttttaaaattatttatttggtttttttttcaatttcagtcataatttgtatgttacatttcagatttaaagcttgtttaatatcatatatttttataaaaatatgtgcaaaaacttaaggaaaacataaaaacttaaaaaaaaaaaaaaaattttttgaaaaagttttaaatatgagatatatgggtaaaattgaaacaatgagtgtgaaagagtcagtcgtagcccgtcgcacttattcgcagacagattcaattgtttaagaaactacacgtgctagagaaaatttatgtatatgaatcatgtatttatattgatgacaacatagttaaaagtttcggtaaagtgagaagaaaaacaaaagtatggaatttgaacctgtccttttctagtctgttttttattgaaaattttaaataaaatagaattgtaaactctttaaataaagtacataccttcaactttaagttccataacaaaaaaaaaactttaaaaataattttaaccgaaaaatacacttaaaagtttaagttgatttgggaccaaaaataaagcattgaaatcagacttttttcgacaacttttcatggtcgatatgaaaagtttcgttattttctcaaaatgtctgttatgctatcttaaagaataggctttttataacaaatataacgaaaaatgacGTCATTATATTGACATCGATATTTCGGCCTATGGCCTACTACGGAACCACTGTGGAACGGTTGAAGTTGCTAGCATTTTTAGggctttttatatagaaatttacggttttattatttattcattatttttaatgtcGCATGACTGCTTTAGTTTTCCTACTTCATATTTTGAACTTaatttccatatatttttaaatttatactaaacagtaaaattcatataaaattgttgctttctttttttcccaattattttcaaaaaatgtttacctTACCTTCATAGTTCTAGGACCACACTTTCTTACAAAGATTGAAAAAACTTCCCAAATTGACCAAATGTTACTGACCAGAGAAAATGTTTTCAATTCGAAATCAACAATAAGCGTATTTTTTCTACAGCTCAGTAgctactaatttttttattttattcgaaaaacaaaatacttgtgtaattttgtattattagctgcgttcctttggaaatatttatctactgcttagtacttaaagctgctttgaactactttttcagtatagcaaaagtagttcaaagtagttttaagtactaagcagtagataaatatttccaggaacgcagctattgtttgcaaataaaatgaaaaatgagtagctactgagtattagaaaaaacactgtaataaaaacaaaatatttattttttttaattcatacgttattttatttatttttattgaacctTAAACATACAGATACAaatagaagttaaaaataaaaaaatgtaatttctaGGTAGATACtgctattaattttaaaaacgccGGACTTAACTTTGTTATTTTGCTGTTGTAACTTCCCTTCTGTTTATTGATCATCAATCAACTACTATGCAATGTCACTTTAGTGTCGATGATATCGATTTATGAGCCCGGGCCAATACTTCTCTCTATAAGAAGCAAATTTTATtcttatataagtttttttttgttttccttcttACACcaggtttaaatattttaattaaataaaattccacAAATATTATATAtgcaattttcaaaatccaataaataaaatacattcattagaaaaaacaaGAAATCTATCTAATAAATGTAGTTCATatgaattttgtttagtttttttgttattaatttctTAATAATTGTCTTaggaaatttgcaaaaaagaaaataattccaGCTTTACACTACACAATAGAAatgtaattatattttatagaaGGGGAAAAagttgaaatcaaaacaattatgTAACTGTGAAAAATGTCAAttgaaagttttgaaacttaggTGACAATAATAGTTACATCTATTAATGCCTAagatttgtgtttgttttttctttttttcgcgtgaGAAactgaatcgaaaaaaaaaccgttacgTTAAAATTATGATAAAACTAAGCCATTTAGTCTTCCATGCTCTCGTTATTTCTATCGGGTGACATGTTACCGTTCTTTGGGGATATAGACCGGGAGCGTGATTTGTTATTTTCCGATCCAGAACGATccctgaaataaaaaaacaaaagataaaatttaagtttcaagtttattatattaaaaaaaaaaagcattttgtgTGTGTATGAATTtagagaataaataaataaatcagcaTCACCTCTTCTTTAGATGCCTTTGTACTGTGCGTCCAAAGTCATGCggctttataataaaaataagaattgttATGTTATGATCGTGCAAGTGTTTTACTATTTAACTACAATTCTTTTAGTctactttttaatattcatacaaaaaagcaaaaaaaaaatgcaaaggaAAAGGGTTTATATAAATAGTAtgtttatcttttgaactatatTTACATGCAAACGTACTTTATATATCGCTGGCTGAGTAATAATGGATTTTAAgttttatggaaaaacctgaTACAATACagtggtggaaaaataattagaaacacgctctttcttttcaaaatgtttgtatgttcttaatatgaataaaaaatattagaaatattttttaacagaggtatttgaagagcttgatgttTTACTAAGGATCTATTCTTTATTGatccttctttttctaaaatataaggaGTTGGTGTGTCAGGAATattgttaaggacgttttattatttttttggaacatgtgGCATTTTTCGAGGACTGTAACCGCATTAACCAATTAATAGAAATTAGTTggtgatagtcctttttattaattgtacgtttaaataattgaccaagtttggcaaatgtaaatgctaaaaatcaaaaacaggatatttctcagtaatttttcctcagtgtttctaattatatttccacacaaaattggactatattttagattttttgcaatatttttcttttgttggattaattctaaaaatttttccttaaaatgtTGCAAGGATTATATCATCACTtgtgtttgctaaaaatttgttaaatattttgtatttatagtaagaaaaaaataacattttgtaaacaaaggaggatgtttctaattattttgccaccactgtatgtataaattatcatttaaaattattcatcGGTTTACAACTTTCAATTGATAATTGATaagaattaaatttcaataccttattttttacttaagaAAAGATTTAACAACAGAGAATGATACCAACcgttattaatttaaatgaaattgaaaaattctattaaaaagttaaacagTTTTTCCATAAATTAGGTTTTAGAACAGCAAATTTCAGAATCAAacactatcaattgatagtagACATTCACAAAACGGGTGACAGTTTGAgggtttaattaaaatttaaaatcgaaaaGGCTGATACATTAGTCTTTTTCGTTCTAAAATTGACGGAAATGCGcataaatatttgttaaaatgAACATTTCAAGTGTGTTGTGCGAAGCTAATAGCAGTTAAAAGCAAGCGAATTTTGCTTCGGGTTCAGCAAAACaagcatgttaaaaaaaaaggctaAGTGGTGACGGCAAGTGATAACCACTGTTTAACAGTCGCATTAAGTTGTCTTTTGCCGTTTTTGATTTTGagcagaaaattaaatttacaatgCATGTACTGCAAACAAATTTGGATGATGCTGATTGTTTCaaagttttacaaaataaataccaactaaatcaaaaatttaccTTGAGTGTGAATCTCTTCTGGACTTGGAGCGTGACCTGGAACGGGATTCACGCTTGGAGTGTGAACGGGATCGTGATCTAGATGATGCACGCTTCAATGAACGTGAACGGGAGCGTGATTTTGACTTGGACTTGGAAACGTCTCTTGAtttgctacaaaaaattacaaaaaataaagttaatatttttctaatcaatttgtaaaaaaaaaagtaaacttacTTAGAACGGGATCTTGAACGTGACTTGACAACTGACTTTGACTTGGAACGAGCTCCACGAGACTTGGAGCGGCTATGAGACTTTGAACGTGATCGCGATGAACGACGGGACCTTGAGCGAGAACGTCTACGTGAACGAGACCTAGAACGAGAGCTTGATGAACGAGACCTTCCACGTCCACCACTGCGTCCTCCACGGCGATCTTCAACCAAACGAACACGACGACCATTCAAATCGGTATCGTCAAGCTTTTCAATAGCTGTCTTCATGTCAGACAATGAGGCAAATTCAAcaacactataaaaaaaaaaaaaaaaacaaaattgtgtaaaaaaaagaaaaccaaaaaagaaacaatcaaAAACTTACCCTTCGTTGCGCCTCTGCTTATGGGCATCTGCATAAGTAACTTCACCAGCTTGACGCATATAGTCTTTCAGATCCTTTACACGAAgaaaagaatttcaattaaaataatttgtttaaatttccaACAGATTCATAGGTTAGCCagtagatatgtatataaataagaAACACAAAAGAACCGTTTTACCAAATCGGAGAAACTGATGCTTATCAACTTTAATCGAACTCAATAGAGAAATTTATAGCATCTTCTTGCGAGTAGACGAGTAGGTAAGAGCCGCTCATCTTTGAGTAAGTGCGTGCGTTTGTGTGCGTGAGTCGCCGTGTTATCCATCAGAAAGATATATTGATTGGGAAGCAAGCAACAAGATATGAGTATAACCACCCCTCACCTCAATTGAGAAAATAAACCCTAGCCTAGGACTGGTTGATTGGATTTTGAAGACTTTCCATCCCTACGTGTGCGCTTAAACAACAGTGTTCTTTTGAGttcgacttaaaattaaaaaagcatgtgtcgatctttaaaaaaataattaataaaaattacacaacagTTCTTTTGTGCATGtttaagattaaattaaaaataaaaatatttaaatatcatgtaacgatgtttttttaatttttgttttttaaataaagttcttTTGTTCTTACATAAAAAAGGATGACACAAATTATACTTCTTTATCGTTCTTATATAGCTTAACCCATTTTTGTTACACTCGGTGTATTGATTGGATCctactttatttttcatttgtgaACTTGTTTCTCTCGAGGAAGAAGTAAGTCAACAAGCTTTCGGACAGTTCGTTGTCAACCATGGAGACGAgtctagctttttttttttggatagatCGAGGAGTTTAACGTCTGGCAGGGCCTTGGCAAGTAGGTTGTGTGACATTGAAACAATACATCGTCTCCgagtttctttcttttttttttttcattttaattttttggcgtGGATCAAATCATGGGTGTGATGAGTTTTTTTCGACATATATTTTAAACTAGGAAGTGTACCGAGAGTCCAGCGAGCCAAAATGTACCACAAGCATAAGCTTCAGACTGAAAAAGAatatacatacacaaaaaaaatcgtcTCGTCTTTTAGTATCGTTTGTATCGTCAGTTCAAGTCGTCCTCAAGTCTCTGTTTGTGGTAGTTTAGATGACCAACATCAGGTTAGGTGGACAGACATCCCATAGAATAGAAGCATCATCGTCGGCCACACACATCGATCAAGTTAAAAATGAAGAGCTTGGTTGCGTTCGTTACACACAGGCTGTCCTCTGGGGGCGCATAAGCATTGCACATTATTTGTTCGCACACGCGCATCTCTTAATCGACAAAGGGATTACCGTGGGTATCCTTTAAAAACTaaactttactttaaaatatcatttaacAACAATTAAAAGTAAGAGAAACATCTATGATGTTAtagaacaaaatgtttttttttatttaacgttttttttttcaaaataccaaaTAATGAATTTTGCAAATGACCCGGAGAGAGTAGCTCTAGCTCAGCCTCAAAACCT includes the following:
- the LOC129913777 gene encoding serine-arginine protein 55 isoform X6, which produces MVGSRVYVGGLPYGVRERDLERFFKGYGRTRDILIKNGYGFVEFEDYRDADDAVYELNGKELLGERVVVEPARGTARGSHRDRYDDRYNNRRGGGGGGRYNDKSKNSRSSSRYGPPLRTEYRLIVENLSSRVSWQDLKDYMRQAGEVTYADAHKQRRNEGVVEFASLSDMKTAIEKLDDTDLNGRRVRLVEDRRGGRSGGRGRSRSSSSRSRSRSRRRSRSRSRRSSRSRSKSHSRSKSRGARSKSKSVVKSRSRSRSNKSRDVSKSKSKSRSRSRSLKRASSRSRSRSHSKRESRSRSRSKSRRDSHSRDRSGSENNKSRSRSISPKNGNMSPDRNNESMED
- the LOC129913777 gene encoding serine-arginine protein 55 isoform X8 codes for the protein MVGSRVYVGGLPYGVRERDLERFFKGYGRTRDILIKNGYGFVEFEDYRDADDAVYELNGKELLGERVVVEPARGTARGSHRDRYDDRYNNRRGGGGGGRYNDKSSSRYGPPLRTEYRLIVENLSSRVSWQDLKDYMRQAGEVTYADAHKQRRNEGVVEFASLSDMKTAIEKLDDTDLNGRRVRLVEDRRGGRSGGRGRSRSSSSRSRSRSRRRSRSRSRRSSRSRSKSHSRSKSRGARSKSKSVVKSRSRSRSNKSRDVSKSKSKSRSRSRSLKRASSRSRSRSHSKRESRSRSRSKSRRDSHSRDRSGSENNKSRSRSISPKNGNMSPDRNNESMED
- the LOC129913777 gene encoding serine-arginine protein 55 isoform X3, yielding MVGSRVYVGGLPYGVRERDLERFFKGYGRTRDILIKNGYGFVEFEDYRDADDAVYELNGKELLGERRVVVEPARGTARGSHRDRYDDRYNNRRGGGGGGRYNDKRRGYNSYNSRKSPGRDSDDGKKSRHMDKSGDDPRSSSRYGPPLRTEYRLIVENLSSRVSWQDLKDYMRQAGEVTYADAHKQRRNEGVVEFASLSDMKTAIEKLDDTDLNGRRVRLVEDRRGGRSGGRGRSRSSSSRSRSRSRRRSRSRSRRSSRSRSKSHSRSKSRGARSKSKSVVKSRSRSRSNKSRDVSKSKSKSRSRSRSLKRASSRSRSRSHSKRESRSRSRSKSRRDSHSRDRSGSENNKSRSRSISPKNGNMSPDRNNESMED
- the LOC129913777 gene encoding serine-arginine protein 55 isoform X1 — protein: MVGSRVYVGGLPYGVRERDLERFFKGYGRTRDILIKNGYGFVEFEDYRDADDAVYELNGKELLGERRVVVEPARGTARGSHRDRYDDRYNNRRGGGGGGRYNDKRRGYNSYNSRKSPGRDSDDGKKSRHMDKSGDDPRSKNSRSSSRYGPPLRTEYRLIVENLSSRVSWQDLKDYMRQAGEVTYADAHKQRRNEGVVEFASLSDMKTAIEKLDDTDLNGRRVRLVEDRRGGRSGGRGRSRSSSSRSRSRSRRRSRSRSRRSSRSRSKSHSRSKSRGARSKSKSVVKSRSRSRSNKSRDVSKSKSKSRSRSRSLKRASSRSRSRSHSKRESRSRSRSKSRRDSHSRDRSGSENNKSRSRSISPKNGNMSPDRNNESMED
- the LOC129913777 gene encoding serine-arginine protein 55 isoform X4 — translated: MVGSRVYVGGLPYGVRERDLERFFKGYGRTRDILIKNGYGFVEFEDYRDADDAVYELNGKELLGERRVVVEPARGTARGSHRDRYDDRYNNRRGGGGGGRYNDKRRGYNSYNSRKSPGRDSDDGKKSRHMDKSGDDPRSKNSRSSSRYGPPLRTEYRLIVENLSSRVSWQDLKDYMRQAGEVTYADAHKQRRNEGVVEFASLSDMKTAIEKLDDTDLNGRRVRLVEDRRGGRSGGRGRSRSSSSRSRSRSRRRSRSRSRRSSRSRSKSHSRSKSRGARSKSKSVVKSRSRSRSNKSRDVSKSKSKSRSRSRSLKRASSRSRSRSHSKRESRSRSRSKSRRDSHSRDRSGSENNKSRSRSISPKNERSIGPGS
- the LOC129913777 gene encoding serine-arginine protein 55 isoform X2, with product MVGSRVYVGGLPYGVRERDLERFFKGYGRTRDILIKNGYGFVEFEDYRDADDAVYELNGKELLGERVVVEPARGTARGSHRDRYDDRYNNRRGGGGGGRYNDKRRGYNSYNSRKSPGRDSDDGKKSRHMDKSGDDPRSKNSRSSSRYGPPLRTEYRLIVENLSSRVSWQDLKDYMRQAGEVTYADAHKQRRNEGVVEFASLSDMKTAIEKLDDTDLNGRRVRLVEDRRGGRSGGRGRSRSSSSRSRSRSRRRSRSRSRRSSRSRSKSHSRSKSRGARSKSKSVVKSRSRSRSNKSRDVSKSKSKSRSRSRSLKRASSRSRSRSHSKRESRSRSRSKSRRDSHSRDRSGSENNKSRSRSISPKNGNMSPDRNNESMED
- the LOC129913777 gene encoding serine-arginine protein 55 isoform X5, whose amino-acid sequence is MVGSRVYVGGLPYGVRERDLERFFKGYGRTRDILIKNGYGFVEFEDYRDADDAVYELNGKELLGERRVVVEPARGTARGSHRDRYDDRYNNRRGGGGGGRYNDKSKNSRSSSRYGPPLRTEYRLIVENLSSRVSWQDLKDYMRQAGEVTYADAHKQRRNEGVVEFASLSDMKTAIEKLDDTDLNGRRVRLVEDRRGGRSGGRGRSRSSSSRSRSRSRRRSRSRSRRSSRSRSKSHSRSKSRGARSKSKSVVKSRSRSRSNKSRDVSKSKSKSRSRSRSLKRASSRSRSRSHSKRESRSRSRSKSRRDSHSRDRSGSENNKSRSRSISPKNGNMSPDRNNESMED
- the LOC129913777 gene encoding serine-arginine protein 55 isoform X7, whose product is MVGSRVYVGGLPYGVRERDLERFFKGYGRTRDILIKNGYGFVEFEDYRDADDAVYELNGKELLGERRVVVEPARGTARGSHRDRYDDRYNNRRGGGGGGRYNDKSSSRYGPPLRTEYRLIVENLSSRVSWQDLKDYMRQAGEVTYADAHKQRRNEGVVEFASLSDMKTAIEKLDDTDLNGRRVRLVEDRRGGRSGGRGRSRSSSSRSRSRSRRRSRSRSRRSSRSRSKSHSRSKSRGARSKSKSVVKSRSRSRSNKSRDVSKSKSKSRSRSRSLKRASSRSRSRSHSKRESRSRSRSKSRRDSHSRDRSGSENNKSRSRSISPKNGNMSPDRNNESMED